The following coding sequences lie in one Glycine max cultivar Williams 82 chromosome 19, Glycine_max_v4.0, whole genome shotgun sequence genomic window:
- the LOC100789681 gene encoding SWI/SNF complex component SNF12 homolog, protein MSVNNNNPSKGIGASSSSFGNAGVPSNSIPSNPGFSQSQGQAQIPVGYQGQFPLSQAHAIVQAQSKAQAQAQAQAAAAAHAQLQAHLQAQGLSLNQNQAGGLGVSSPLISTPGNASGKRIPLKPPMRPVGFSPPNSFSPLRPVELTPAARRKKQKLPEKQLQDKVAAILPESALYTQLLEFESRVDAALARKKADIQEALKNPPCIQKTLRIYVFNTFANQIRTIPKKPNAELPTWTLKIVGRILEDGVDPDQPGVVQKSSPLYPKFSAFFKRVTISLDQRLYPDNHIIMWENARSPAPHEGFEVKRKGDKEFTVNIRLEMNYVPEKFKLSPALTEVLGIEVDTRPRIVAAIWHYVKARKLQNPNDPSYFHCDQPLLKVFGEEKMKFTMVSQKISSHLFPPQPILLEHKIKLSGNNPAGTACYDVMVDVPFPIQRELSALLANVEKNKEIETCDEAICGIIRKIHEHRRRRAFFLGFSQSPVEFINALIESQSKDLKLVSGEPSRNAEKERRSDFFNQPWVEDAVIRYLNRKPAVGSDAPGST, encoded by the coding sequence ATGTCTGTGAACAATAATAACCCTTCTAAGGGCATTGGGGCCTCTTCCTCATCCTTTGGTAATGCTGGAGTACCCTCCAATTCTATACCTTCAAACCCTGGATTTTCACAGTCCCAAGGACAGGCCCAGATTCCTGTTGGTTATCAAGGACAGTTTCCACTGTCCCAGGCCCATGCTATTGTCCAAGCTCAGTCCAAGGCCCAGGCCCAGGCCCAGGCCCAAGCAGCAGCTGCAGCTCATGCTCAACTCCAGGCTCATTTGCAAGCTCAGGGATTGAGTCTTAATCAGAACCAGGCTGGTGGTTTGGGGGTGTCGTCACCGTTGATTTCCACGCCGGGTAATGCGAGTGGGAAACGGATCCCTCTGAAACCCCCCATGCGGCCAGTTGGGTTTTCCCCTCCCAACAGCTTCTCCCCATTGAGACCAGTGGAGCTCACGCCTGCTGCTCGGAGGAAGAAGCAGAAGCTTCCTGAGAAACAGCTGCAAGATAAAGTGGCTGCTATTCTGCCCGAGTCTGCGCTGTATACTCAGCTTCTTGAGTTTGAGTCTCGCGTTGATGCTGCGCTTGCTAGAAAGAAGGCTGACATCCAGGAAGCGCTCAAAAACCCGCCGTGTATTCAGAAAACTCTTCGTATTTATGTATTTAATACTTTTGCTAATCAAATTCGCACAATTCCAAAGAAGCCAAATGCGGAGCTTCCAACCTGGACACTGAAGATAGTTGGGAGGATATTGGAGGATGGTGTAGACCCTGATCAGCCAGGAGTAGTTCAGAAGTCGTCTCCTTTGTATCCAAAGTTTTCAGCTTTTTTCAAAAGAGTAACTATTTCCTTGGATCAGAGACTGTATCCCGATAATCATATTATTATGTGGGAGAATGCTCGATCACCTGCTCCACATGAAGGTTTTGAAGTAAAGAGGAAAGGGGATAAAGAATTTACAGTGAACATACGGCTGGAAATGAATTATGTGCCAGAGAAGTTTAAGCTTTCACCAGCTTTGACAGAAGTTCTTGGTATTGAGGTTGATACCCGCCCGAGAATTGTTGCTGCAATCTGGCACTATGTGAAGGCTAGGAAATTGCAAAACCCAAATGACCCTTCCTACTTTCACTGTGATCAGCCTCTTCTGAAAGTATTTGGAGAAGAAAAGATGAAGTTTACAATGGTTTCACAGAAAATATCATCGCATTTGTTCCCCCCACAGCCTATACTTTTGGAGCATAAGATCAAGCTCTCGGGAAACAATCCTGCTGGTACTGCTTGTTATGATGTGATGGTTGATGTTCCTTTTCCTATTCAGAGGGAGTTGTCTGCCTTATTGGCTAACGTGGAAAAGAACAAAGAGATTGAGACATGTGATGAAGCAATATGTGGAATCATTAGAAAAATCCATGAGCACCGTAGGAGACGGGCATTTTTTCTTGGTTTTAGTCAATCGCCAGTAGAATTTATTAATGCATTGATTGAATCTCAAAGCAAGGATCTGAAACTTGTATCCGGAGAACCTAGTCGCAATGCAGAAAAAGAGCGTCGTTCAGATTTCTTCAACCAACCATG